The Bacteroidales bacterium genome includes a window with the following:
- a CDS encoding alpha/beta hydrolase — protein sequence MFRYSVIFKALIYIIFLFAGESSYAQSNKTLYLIPGQGSDYRIYKYFKFQDFDTIHVKYIIPDENETMKSYAHKLSKQIDTSKTFSIIGVSLGGMLAVEMSEFLNPEEVIIISSAKNRNELPFRYKFMKKIPLNNIFGGNFLRTVAPTAQIIVEPDSRKERETCKSMLKNKNELFMKRSVNMIINWERYSNNSKITHIHGNNDHTIPAGNLKNITIIVKNGSHMMTLTRGEEICGIIKTYIDK from the coding sequence ATGTTTCGTTATTCTGTCATTTTTAAAGCATTAATATATATCATTTTTCTGTTTGCCGGTGAAAGTTCTTATGCACAGAGTAATAAAACATTATACCTCATCCCCGGACAAGGTTCTGATTACAGAATTTACAAATATTTTAAATTTCAAGATTTTGATACGATTCATGTAAAGTACATTATTCCGGATGAGAATGAGACTATGAAAAGCTATGCACATAAATTATCAAAACAAATAGATACAAGCAAAACTTTTTCAATAATAGGTGTTTCTCTCGGCGGAATGCTCGCTGTTGAAATGTCAGAATTTCTTAATCCCGAAGAAGTTATTATTATATCAAGTGCAAAGAACAGAAATGAATTGCCTTTCAGATACAAGTTTATGAAAAAAATACCGCTTAATAATATATTTGGAGGTAACTTTTTGCGAACTGTTGCTCCTACAGCACAAATTATTGTAGAACCCGACAGTCGGAAAGAACGTGAAACTTGTAAATCTATGTTAAAGAACAAAAATGAATTGTTTATGAAACGTTCAGTAAATATGATAATAAACTGGGAACGTTATTCAAATAACTCAAAAATTACACATATTCACGGAAATAATGACCATACCATTCCTGCCGGAAATTTAAAAAACATAACAATAATTGTTAAAAACGGTTCACACATGATGACTTTAACAAGAGGGGAAGAAATTTGCGGAATTATTAAAACCTACATTGATAAATAA
- a CDS encoding aldehyde dehydrogenase family protein yields MNNLIVKSPFDGHLIKKVPMINAEQGEKMLETAYQIFNDRKQWLPKHQRIKILEKTAQIMSKRVGELTNIASEEGGKPYNDSKIEVLRAVNGVKIAVEHIGQIKGSEIPLGMTVSSENRTAFTTREPIGIVFSISAFNHPLNLIVHQTVPAIAVGAPVIIKPASTTPLSCINFVNILYEAGLPKEYCQVAVCKSSLAEKLVTDKRVNYMSFIGSAKIGWYLASKLSSGTRYALEHGGVAPVIVEPDADLVDAIPALIKGGFYHAGQVCVSVQKIFVHKSIIKEFTERFVEGTKQLISGDPLNKDTEVGPIIIKEEIDRVEDWVIRAEQSGGKILCGGRKKSESLYEPTVIQNPSENAEVSKEEVFGPVVCIYDYDNLDEAIKRSNSLPFAFQAAVYTNNLDIALKCSQNLRASAVMINDHTAFRVDWMPFGGWDDSGIGVGGIPYSMHEITREKLTVIKSKSL; encoded by the coding sequence ATGAATAATCTAATAGTGAAGTCCCCTTTTGACGGACACTTAATAAAAAAAGTGCCGATGATAAATGCCGAGCAAGGCGAAAAGATGCTCGAAACGGCTTATCAAATATTTAACGATCGTAAACAATGGTTACCGAAACATCAACGAATTAAAATTCTGGAAAAAACAGCTCAAATTATGAGCAAACGTGTGGGAGAACTTACAAATATTGCTTCAGAAGAGGGAGGAAAACCATATAATGATTCAAAAATTGAGGTTTTACGTGCCGTTAACGGTGTAAAAATAGCTGTTGAACACATCGGACAAATTAAAGGAAGTGAGATTCCTTTAGGTATGACGGTTTCTTCCGAAAATCGAACGGCTTTTACAACTCGTGAACCGATTGGTATCGTCTTTTCAATAAGTGCATTTAATCATCCTTTAAATTTAATCGTACACCAAACTGTTCCGGCAATAGCTGTCGGAGCACCTGTAATCATTAAGCCGGCATCAACAACTCCCTTGTCATGTATTAACTTCGTTAATATTTTATATGAAGCCGGATTACCGAAAGAATATTGTCAAGTTGCAGTTTGCAAAAGTTCATTAGCCGAAAAATTAGTAACAGACAAGCGTGTAAATTATATGTCATTTATCGGTTCGGCAAAAATTGGTTGGTATTTGGCATCTAAACTGTCATCAGGGACAAGATATGCCCTGGAACATGGTGGTGTAGCTCCTGTAATTGTAGAGCCGGATGCTGATTTGGTTGATGCAATTCCTGCTTTAATAAAAGGCGGATTTTACCATGCAGGGCAAGTATGTGTGTCAGTTCAAAAAATTTTTGTTCATAAATCAATAATAAAAGAATTTACAGAACGCTTTGTTGAGGGTACAAAACAATTAATTTCCGGAGATCCTTTAAATAAAGATACAGAAGTAGGGCCCATAATTATAAAAGAAGAGATTGACCGTGTGGAAGATTGGGTTATTAGAGCCGAGCAATCCGGCGGAAAAATTTTATGCGGCGGAAGAAAAAAATCAGAATCTCTTTATGAACCTACCGTAATTCAAAATCCTTCGGAAAATGCTGAAGTAAGTAAAGAAGAAGTTTTCGGACCGGTTGTTTGTATATATGATTATGATAATCTTGATGAGGCAATAAAGCGATCAAACAGCTTACCTTTTGCATTTCAAGCTGCTGTTTATACTAATAATTTGGATATTGCACTTAAATGTTCACAAAATTTGCGAGCTTCAGCAGTGATGATAAATGATCACACAGCTTTCAGAGTTGATTGGATGCCCTTCGGTGGTTGGGATGATTCCGGAATAGGTGTAGGCGGAATACCATATTCTATGCATGAAATAACAAGAGAAAAGTTAACGGTAATTAAAAGTAAAAGTTTATAA
- a CDS encoding PaaI family thioesterase has product MNKTVEFFRNQIGKEITQTPSPVGMWLKPVLREVSEGSVTANITVREEMTNPAGMLHGGIITLIADEIIGATIATLELPDFFPSVNLYTDFLYPVKKGETVTARTIIIRKGKNIINTECKIYNSENKLIAKANSNNIKVSKA; this is encoded by the coding sequence TTGAATAAAACAGTAGAATTCTTCAGGAATCAAATAGGAAAAGAAATAACACAAACGCCGTCTCCTGTAGGAATGTGGTTAAAACCTGTTTTGAGAGAAGTTAGTGAAGGCAGTGTAACAGCAAATATAACGGTAAGAGAAGAGATGACCAACCCTGCCGGCATGTTACACGGAGGAATAATTACTTTAATTGCCGATGAAATAATCGGTGCAACAATTGCTACACTGGAATTACCCGATTTTTTTCCGAGTGTTAATTTATATACAGATTTTTTATATCCGGTGAAAAAAGGTGAAACAGTAACAGCAAGAACAATAATTATCCGTAAAGGAAAGAATATCATAAATACAGAATGTAAAATTTATAATTCAGAAAATAAACTGATTGCAAAAGCAAATTCTAACAATATTAAAGTAAGCAAAGCATAA